The sequence AAGCACCTTTGCTTCGCTTTCAGTTGCAGGCAAAGGCGGCGGCGCATCGCTGGGAGCCGCAGCATACACAGAACTGCTCAATAAAAAACAAAATAAGATAGGGCGCATTTGATTTCCTTTTAAAGCCGGCTCAGGCCGCCAGCCCAGTCTGAGTTTCTTATTTATACCAGCCTTTAATTTGTAGAAATGGTCGCAATGCACAAGCTCATCACCACCATTGTCTGTGCTACAAACCGCCGGAAATTTGACGTATACATCAAAGTGATTATGAAATAAATGTCAGCAGTGACATACTTAAACTGACAGATAAAAACAGCGATTCAATGGCTTAAGCCTTATAATACGCTGGATTCAACATCATTTTGAATAAATCCAAACCAAACACTTCTTGCTCAAGCACTAAGCAAGCAGCTATTTTTCTTACATCAAGTATAGAGAGTTTCACCGCATGGCGACCCTGCTTTTAATTGACGGCTCTTCCTACCTTTACCGAGCCTTCCATGCGATCCGCGATCTGGCGGCACCAGACGGCACGCCCACCAATGCACTGTACGGCTTTGTTAATATGCTGAAAAAGCTACGTCAGCAAACACCTGCCGACTATATCGCCTGCGTATTTGATGCCAAGGGCAAAACCTTTCGTGATGATTTATATAGCGAATACAAAGCGCAACGCCCATCCATGCCCGACGAATTACGGGTGCAGATCGAGCCCATTCACGCTGCGGTGAAAGCATTTGGTATCAAGATACTGATGGTCGATGGTGTAGAAGCTGACGATGTGATTGGCACACTTGCAAGCTGGGGCACAGAACACGGTATTACTACCATTATGTCGACTGGTGATAAAGACATGGCTCAGCTGGTTAATCAGTATGTGCGTATCGAAAACTCGATGACCGAAGAAGTGCTTGATACCGAAGGCGTAATCAATAAATTTGGCGTGCGGCCCGAGCAAATTGTCGATTATCTGGCTCTGATTGGCGATACCGTAGATAACGTACCTGGTGTTCCAAAATGTGGCCCGAAAACTGCACAAAAATGGCTAACAGAATATCAAAACCTTGACGCAATCATGGCCAATGCAGACTCAATAAAAGGCGTCGTCGGCGAAAATTTACGCAAAACGCTGGAATGGCTGCCCATGGCCAGGCAGCTGGTCACCATTAAATGTGATCTTGATTTAAGTGCGGATCTGCCTCAGCAATTTGCCGATCTGGTACCACAAAGTGAAGACTGGAACACCCTGCTGGGAATTTTCCGCCAGGCCAATTTCCGCAGCTGGATTCGTGAAGCCGAAAGCAAAACCGCTGCGCCGATACCAGCCAGTGATGATTTATTCAGCCTGATTGCCAGCCCATCAGCAGAACCTGCAAGCAGCGCCCCCGCCCTTGATGCCCCTGCCGAACGCTCCCCTGTCGAGCGCAATTACCAAACTATCCTGACAGATGCCGAGTTAGACGGCTGGCTGAGCCAGCTGCTGGCCGCGCCCATCGTATCTCTCGATACCGAAACCACCGGTTTGGATGCCTTAAACTCGCAAATTGTCGGCATGTCATTTTGCATAGAGCAAGGCCACGCCGCCTACCTGCCACTCGCCCACCGCGGGCCGGATGCCGTAGATCAATTGCCACTGGATGCGACCCTTGCCAAGCTCAAGCCTTGGCTGGAATCGGCCAGCCATAAAAAACTCGGCCAGAATTTAAAATTTGATCAGCATATTTTTGCCAATCACGGCATCGCGCTGGCCGGAGTCGAAGACGATACCCTTTTGATGTCCTATGTGCTGGCCAGCCATGAAAAACACAATATGGACGCACAGGCCGAGAGAGAGCTAGGCGTTGCAACGATTAAGTTTGAAGAGTTGTGTGGCAAAGGGGCCAAGCAGATTGGCTTTGATGAAGTCGCCGTAGACATCGCCAGTACATATGCTGCAGAAGATGCCGATATTACTCTGCAACTGGCCCATGCCATGTTGCCACGCCTGAGCGGCGGGCTGGCCCATGTGTACCGAGAAATCGAAATGCCATCGCGCAGCATCCTGTTTGAAATGGAGCGCACCGGCGTCATGCTTGACAGCCATAAGCTCAACCAGCAAAGCCACGAAATTGGCCTGCGCCTTCTGGAGCTTGAACAAAGCGCTTACGATTTGGCTGGCCAGCCATTTAATCTCTCCAGCCCCAAGCAAATTGGCGAGATTTTCTTCGAGCAGCTCAAGTTGCCAGTGATTAAAAAAACCCCGAAGGGCGCGCCGTCTACCGATGAAGAAGTGCTGCAAGAGCTGGCAAAGGATTTCCCGCTGCCCAAAGTGCTGCTCGAACACCGCTCGCTGTCCAAGCTGAAATCTACTTACACTGACAAGCTGCCGCTGATGGTCAATCCGCGTACCGGCCGTGTGCACACCAGCTACAACCAGACCGTGGCAATTACGGGGCGCCTAAGTTCCAGCGAGCCCAATCTGCAAAATATCCCGATCAAAAGCATGGAAGGCCGCAAGATTCGTGAAGCCTTTATCGCCCCCAAAGGCTGGCAAATTATGTCTGCCGATTACTCGCAAATCGAGCTGCGCATTATGGCGCATCTGTCTGGTGACGAGGCGATGATTGCGGCGTTTAATTCAGGAGAAGACATCCACCGCACCACCGCTGCCGAAGTGTTTGCCGTAGCACTTGATCAAGTCAGCAGCGAGCAGCGCCGCTACGCCAAAAGCATTAACTTTGGCCTGATTTACGGCATGGGTGTGTTTGGCCTGGCAGCCCAGCTGGAAATCCCGCGCGATGCAGCTAAAAACTTTATCGACCGCTACTTTGCTCGCTTTCAGGGTGTGGCCAGATATATGGAAAACATCCGCGCCAGCGCCAAAGAATATGGCTATGTAGAAACAGTATTTGGCCGCCGCCTCTGGCTGCCGGAAATCAAATCTGCCAACGCCGCCCGCCGCGCCGGAGCAGAACGCGCCGCCATTAATGCACCGATGCAGGGCACAGCCGCAGATTTAATTAAACTGGCCATGATTAATGTGGCCGATTGGATTAAAGAAAAAGGCTTGAAAAGCCGTTTAATTATGCAGGTACACGATGAACTCGTGCTGGAAGTACCCGACGACGAGATCGGCATGATGCAAAAAGAGCTGCCTCTCAGAATGGCCGCAGCCGCCAAGCTCACCGTACCCTTACACGCCGAAGTAGGAGTGGGCCTGAACTGGGAAGAAGCTCATTAACTCTGACGCGCTCTTTGTCAGCCTTCAGTAAATAGTCTACAGTCCAGCTACGACGCTCCCTATACAGCTAACTTGGCATTAGAACAGATAACACAATTGATGATGATAAACCCCTCTTCTCTCAAGCCGCAATTTGGATGGAAAATGCTGTGCCTTACACTGGCAATCAGTGAGCCGGCGGCCGCTCTGACACTGGGAGAACTAACCGTCCAATCTGCCGTCGGTCAACGCTTTCGCGGTAAAGTAAGCTATCAACTTTCCCCTACAGATGACCCGGCTGAAGAGTGCAGCAAACTAAGTATCATCGCTCCAAATGATGAACTGCCCGGACTGGGGCCTGCCTCCCTGCGCCTGCAAAGCAAAGAGCGTGGTGGAGAAATTCTGATTCAATCTGCCAACATCGTATTTGAGCCAATAACCAGCTTCAATATAAAAATGGAGTGTAAAGGTCAACAACTGCAACGCAGCTACACTGTGTTTTTAGACCCTGCACCACTTACACCGCCAACTGTTGCTGAAGAGCCGCCTCCTTCGGCAGCTCGCCCTACAGAAAACATTGCACCAAGCCGCCCGCAACGCACAGCAAAACCACTAAAAACCAGTAAAGCCACAGAAAGCCAAACAACGACAGCCCGTAATCATTCATCTAAACCTGCCGAAATAGCTCAGCCTCTGCCCGCTGGCAATGGGCAATTACGCATCGAAAGCGAATTAAGCTTTAAAAATCAGCCTCCGGCCGTGCTCAGCCCTGAAGAACTGAAAATCAAAATTGAGACAATACAAAGCTTACAGGAGCAGCTTCAGTCAGAAATGATCCGCTTGCAACAATCGATGTTGCAGCTGCAAGCCCTAAATGACAGTGCAGGCCCCGTTTCGGCAAGCAATATCAGTCCCGAGCCTACCCCCGCCCCTTCTGCCAGCCTAAACATCAGCAAAATCGCGCCACCAAAGCCTTCTAAAGCCCCGGTAGTGGAACCCATACCCCCAAAGCGCGTAAAAACAGAGGACTCCACAGGCTGGTGGATGGCCGCCGTACTCGCACTGCTGGCTGTTGCAGCGGGTGCCGGTTTATGGCTGCGCCGCCATCAGCGAAATACCTGGGATACGGATGCAGAAAGCTCCATTTCCAATATCCAGCGGACTGGTCAGAAAATCATAAAACCTGCAAATGCAATGGAAGAGCATTCGCTTTTCCGGCATAGCCAGCTGTTTTACGGCGGTATTGAAGTTCAGGAAGAAGAAGACGGCAGCGCCACACTGGAGCGAGCGCAATTGCTGGTGGCCCAAGGTGAAACGGATCAGGCAATCGAGCTTCTCTACCAAACCATTGACGAAAACGAAGCGGACAACGAGCCGTGGCTGCTGCTGTTCCGGGTATTGCGTCAGCAGGGCATGAAAACCGAATACGCCCAGCTGGCCAGACGCTTCCATGATTTGGGAGCCGATGCAGACGACTGGGCGCTGGTCCGCAATATTGGCCACCGTCTGGATCCGGAAAACCCGCTCTACAGCACGCATGAAACCGATATTGAAATCAGTATTGAACCCGCTGCCGAGCAAGAAACAGCAGAAGCTGCCAGCCCTTCTGAGGCTATGCCCCAGACTATCGAGCCCGTCGCTGCCGAGCCCTTAAGCGATCAGGACGCTTTGCTGATGGAGTTTTTATCGCCGGTTGAAGAAGAACGCACCGTACAACGTACGGATGCCAGATCAGCACCACAAGTTATTTCGCTTGATCTGCCACCACTGGAATTCTCTCTGCCTGAAACCAATAACAGCGCTCTGGATATTTCATTACTTAGTGATGAAGAAACAATCGAAGCCTCTATGCCGCTTGAACACGCTGAGGAAGTAGAAATGTCGGTGCCGTTTGAAAAAATAACGCCCATACCATCCGAATTATTGCTCTCGTTTGAAAAAACAGAACACATAAATATCGAGCCTTCAATAGACTTTGAAATAGCCGAACCGGTAGAAATAGAATCCCCCTTGTCCCATGAAGAAGCCCAAGCAATTGAAGAAATAGACCTGGTGGAATTAGAAATCGATCAACTACCTCCACCCGCGCACTTCGAACCACGTAAACACTGAAGCCAACCTGGCCTTCAGCTGATGATAGAATGCGTTCCTATATGCACTCACGCTAAAGGATACGCAAGTGACTGAACCTAACCGCCTTGTTATCGCTACCCGCGAAAGCCCGCTTGCGCTCTGGCAGGCCAACCACGTTAAGGCGCGGCTTGAGGCGCTTTACCCTGGACTTCAGGTTGAATTACTCGGCATGACCACACAGGGTGACCGGATTTTAGACGTAACCCTGAATAAAATTGGCGGCAAGGGGCTATTTGTCAAAGAGCTGGAAACGGCCATCAGCGAAGGCCGTGCAGACATTGCCGTGCATTCAATGAAAGACGTGCCGATGGTTTTACCCGAAGGCTTCACACTGGCCGCCATTGGCGAGCGGGAAGACCCCCGTGATGCTTTTGTCTCCAATCAATACGATTCACTTGATCAATTAACCGCTGGCTGTGTCGTTGGCACATCCAGCCTGCGCCGCGAATCACAATTACGCGCACGCTTTCCGCATCTGGTCATTAAGCCTTTACGCGGCAATGTGGGCACTCGTTTGGGTAAGCTCGATGCCGGTGAATACGATGCAATTATCCTGGCCTCGGCAGGGCTGATTCGCCTGGGATTGGCCAGCCGGATTAAAAGTGCTATTTCCCCTGATGACAGCCTGCCCTCTCCTGGCCAGGGTGCGCTGGGTATTGAGGTACGCAGTGACCGTAGCGATTTAATCTCGTTGCTAACCCCGTTTAATCACCCGGCAACAGCGGCGTGTGTTACAGCAGAGCGCTCTTTGTCCCGCCGTCTGGGTGGCTCCTGCCAGATTCCATTGGGTGCTTTTGCCGAAGAAGATGATGGCTTTTTGCGCCTGCGTGCCTTTATTGCCAACCCGGATGGCAGCGATATTATCTATGCCGAAGGCAATGGCTCTTTAGCTGCAGCCAATGGCTTAGGCTTACAGGTAGCCGAGCTGCTGTGCACCGAAGGCGCAACCGAGATTCTGAAGAGTCTGGCTGCAGCTGCTGCCGCAGAATAATGCAAATACTGAGCGGCCTGCGCCTGTGGGTTACGCGTCCCAGCCAGCAAGCGGCAGATTTGGTCAATCTGCTGCATGCCGCGGGCGCTGAGGTACTGCCCCTGCCCCTGCTCGAAATCGCCCCGCCAGCCGACCTTGCGCCACTGCAATTTGCACTGGCAAATATCGGACAATTTGATTTGGCTGTTTTTATCAGCCCGTCTGCACTTGATGCCGTATTTGCCCGGTTACCCGGCCCCTGGCCGCAAAATTTACCAGTGGCAGTAGTAGGGCCAGGCAGCGAGCGACGGGCAAGGGCACTCGGGGTTCAGGATATTATCTGCCCCGCCTCACAATTTGATAGCGAAGGCCTGCTGCAAGAAGCCAGAATGCAGTCTTTAGCGGGCAAAAAGCTGGTGTTATTTCGTGGAAATGGCGGACGTGAATTATTACCAAGTGCCTTACAAGAGCGTGGTGCACTGCTGACCCTGATTACCGCCTACCAAAGACAGCCTCCCCGCTTTGATCTGGACCATTTAACCAGCCAATTAGACAGGGGTTGTGATGGCATCATCATATCCAGCTCCGAAGCAGCGCAACACTTATTCCAGCTAGCTGGAGGCGAGGCGCTGCAAGCGTTACAATCACGCATATATTTCGTACCTCATCCACGTATTGCACAGACGCTGATCGCCTTGGGTGCAAAACAAATAGAACTTACGGATGCGGGGGATAGCGGCATTTTGCATGGCATCTGTCTGCACTTCACAAAACCCCGCCAGGAATCAAGATGACTCAGGATACTTCACAAGACTCGCTCGCAGCGACACTACAAACGCCTAGCCGTCGCTTCGTTCCTCAGGCCGCTATTGTGCTCAGCTGCGTAGCCATCATCGCGGCTGCGGGTGTCTGGCTGTATCAGCAGCAGGCCATGGAGCAATTCAAGCTGGACATCAGCCGCCAGCTGGCTGCCAATAAAAACAGCACGGTGGAATTTAGCAAACAGCTGGCAGGCAGTGCCAAACTATACGAGCAATTTGCTACCAAGCTTTCGCTGCTTGAAGCAAAGCAGGCTGAGTCACTCAGCCAGCAGCAAGCGCTAAATAATATGTATGAAGCGCTTACCCATAACGAAACACATCGTGCGCTTTCCGAAATAGAGCAAATTCTGGGCTTTGCCAGCCAGCAGTTACAATTGGGCGGCAATGTCAATGGCGCACTGCTTGCGCTGACAAATATCGACCAGAAACTTGCACAACTTAATCGCCCCGAACTGATCAGCCTGCGTCAGAGCATTACCCGGGATATTGATACCCTGAAAGCACTGCCCTATGTGGATATTATCGGCATCAGCGTCAAGCTGGATAGTCTGATCAAAGGGCTGCAAGACTTACCTCTGTCTATTGATGGCTACCGCCAGCCGCCCGCTGCAATAAAAGCATCGACCAGCAGTACCGCCTTGGTCAAATTTTCGGATGAAATCTGGCAACAACTTAAACAACTCATCCAGATCCGCCGCATGGATAAGCCGGAAGCCATGCTGCTGTCCCCGGAACAAAGTTTTTTCTTACGTGAAAACATCAAGCTAAGGCTGCTGGATGCCCGCATATCCCTGCTGCTCAAGGACAAAACCAGCTACAACAGCGATCTCACGGCAGCCCTGCGTTATCTGGAACAATATTTCGATAAAAAAGCACCGCAAACTGCTGCATCCATCGCCACACTCAAGCAATTAGCAGCACAGGATCTGGCAATTCAATTGCCCGAATTAGGCAGTAGCCTGGCGGCAGTACGCAGCGCCCGCACCATTGCAGAAAGGGCCAAGCAATGAGAATTTTACTCTGGATCATTGCCTTATTTGCGCTGGCCGTAGGCCTTACCCTGTTTGCCCAGCTCAATACCGGCTATGTGTTGCTTTTCCTGCCGCCACGGCGTATTGAAATTTCGCTGAATGTATTTGTGATACTGATGCTGCTCACCGTTGCCCTGCTGTATATGCTGCTGCGTGTTGTTGCAGAGCTGGGCGGCCTTCCGCACAAAGTAAAGCAATACCGTGAACGCCAGCAAAGAGATGCCTCAATTCAGCTGGAACGTGAGGCACGCCTGGCGTTTTTTGAAGGCCGCTATCAACGGGCAGAGCGCCTGGCAGGCGAAGCCCTCAATAACAGCGAAAATAATGACGCTTTTGCAGTCAATGCGCTGCTTGCCAGCCGTGCCTCGCATCAAATGCGTGATTTTGCCCGCCGCGATCAGTATCTGGAGAAACTCCAGCAACGCTTTGGTAATCAGCACTTAGCTGCAGCAATGATGGCCGGAGAGTTATATCTGGATGAGCGCCGCTACACCGATGCAGGCAATGCCCTTGCCGCAGCAAGACAAATCTCGCCCAAGCTTACCGCAGCCCTGCAGCTTGAGCTGCGTTTACGCCTGCGTGAAGAAAACCCGGATGCTGTGCTACGCCTGGTAGAGCAACTGGCAAAAAGCGAAGCCGTAGATGCCGAACAAGCCAGACGCATCCGCAACCAGGCTTATCTGCTCAGGCTGAAACAGCAGCCTTTATCAAGCCATCAGCTCAAAGACTGGTGGAATAAACTGCCAGCCAGCGACAAAGGATTACCGCTGCTGGTAGAGGCCGTTGCAGACAGCTACAAAAATCAGGGCGAGCCTGCTCTGGCACGCAGCTTACTGGAAGAAACCCTTAGAAATGAATGGTCCAGCACGCTGGCTGGCCGCTACGGCTCGCTGGGCTTAAGCGGGGAAGCTTTAATTTCCCAGCTTCAACAGGCAGAGCTGTGGCTTAAACAGCACCCGAAAGATCATTTACTGCTGCTGACGCTTGGCAGGCTTTGCCGGGCCAGCGCACTTTGGGGTAAAGCACAAACCTATCTGGAAGCCAGTATTGCGGTGCACCCGACTGCCGTGGCTCATTCAGAGCTGGCGGAGCTACTTGCTTCACTGGATAAAAATGATGCCGCCAGCCGGCATTACCGGGCCAGCCTGGCACTGGCTTTGCCACAAGCCAGCTTGCTTTAAAAAAACACGTGGCAAAAAAAACGGCTGCATCGATTGCAGCCGTTTTGCATATTTAACCCTTATTGTTCTGAGGCAGTGGCAGTACCGTTTTTTTCTCATCAGAAAAAGAAACCCATGAAAATGGAGCAGCTTCCTTATTACGCTCAAAAAAATCAGGCTCAATATAGCCAGAGGGTGCAGCAGGTTTGCGAACTTGAGTATGAGTTAGCATTTTATTGCCCCCGATTAATTTGCGTTAAAATATTACTCAACAATAACACAATGCATTAATACGATTGCTCGAATACCACCCCAAACAAAAGACAGACTTTCTATTTAAGCAGCAGTACATTCTAATTAAACAACGATTAAAGTAATTCCGGCGACATTACCGTCCGCAATAAATAACTGATCTGCCCGTCTTTTACCTGTCTTTGCAACCACCAGCAGCCACCACGACGCAGCTCCCAATCCAGCTCTTTGCCTGCAAGCACCACTGCCGCAGCACGCCCAAGCTCTGGCTGATGCCCCACCAGTACAACCGTCTTTCCCGGCTCACGGGGCCAGTTGCTAACCTCGATATACGAAGCTGCTAAAGCACCGGGGTTTAGCCTTGCATCAATCTTAAATTGCTTACTTAATGCCCTGGCCGTTTCCCGGCAACGCAACGCCTCACTGCTCACCACTGTGAATGCGCTCCCATCGAAGCGCTTGCTCAGCCAGCTAGCCATTTTCTCGGCCTGCTTACGCCCTTTAGAGGTTAAAGGGCGCAGCAAATCATCCGCCCCATCCTCCGCTTCTGCATGACGCCACAAGATTAAATCCACAATCGTCCTTCAATTACGTGGTTTAGCAGTTAATTCTGCCAATAGCGTAGCTTGCGATGAGCGCACCTTTCCGCCCCTTGATGTCTTACGGCGATAGCGGCCATCAGACTGCATTTCCCATGCCTGAGTATTATCCACCAGGCCTGGTCGCAAACTTTCACGAATTACACGCCGTTTTACTTTTAAATCCAGAACCGGGAAGGCAATTTCAATGCGGCGGAATAAATTGCGCCCCATCCAGTCAGCAGAAGAAAGATAAACATCCTCTGCCCCGCCATTGTAAAAATAGAAAACGCGGTGATGCTCTAATAAACGCCCAACCACAGATCGCACCCGGATATTGTCCGACACGCCGGGAATACCGGGTCGCAAAGCACAAACTCCACGCACGATCAAATGAATGGTTACCCCGGCCTGCGATGCCTGATAAAGCTTATCAATCACGGTAGGCTCCAGCAAGGCATTCATCTTGGCGATAATCACCGCCTTGCGGCCCGCCTTGGCGTGGACAATTTCTTTATCAATGTACTTCAGAATATTTGGCTGCAAAGTAAACGGCGCTTGCCACAGCTGATGATGATCCCCCGCCAGGCCAAGACCGGTGAGCTGCATAAATACGTCGTTTACATCACTGACGATTTCTTCATTCACAGTCATCAAGCCAAAATCGGTATAAAGCTTGGTTGTACGCGGATGGTAATTACCCGTACCAACATGGGCGTAACGACGCAGTTTTCCTTCTTCACGGCGTACAATCAACAGCATTTTTGCGTGTGTTTTATAGCCATACACGCCATACACCACGTGCACCCCGGCCAGCTCCAGCTTGGCCGCCCAGTTGATATTGGCTTCTTCATCAAAACGCGCCATCAGCTCAACCACAGCGGTGACTTCCTTACCCCGGCCAGCCGCATCACACAGCGCTTCCATCAGGGCAGATTCGGTACCCGTGCGGTAAACTGTCATTTTGATCGCCACCACCTGCGGGTCTCTTGCTGCCTGCTGCAGCAAATCGATCACGGGGGTGAAACTCTGGTAAGGGTGATGCAAAAGAATATCACCATGGCGAATGGCAGCAAACATATCCGGCTGCTTGCGCAGCTCAGCAGGCACGCCCGGCATAAAGGGCTCGAATTTCAAATCTGAGCGATCAACCTGATCCGGCACCTGCATCAGCCGCACCAGATTAACCGGGCCGTTCACGCGGTAAAGATCCACATCCTGCAAACCAAACTGATCACGCAAGAAATGCTGTAAATGCTTAGGACAATTATCAGCCACCTCCAAACGCACGGCGTCGCCATAGGAGCGCTGCGATAATTCCCCTTTCAGCGCGGCACGCAAATCTTTCAGATCATCATCATCAACCGACAGATCCGAATCCCGCGTCACCCGGAACTGATAACAGCCCAGCACATGCATACCCGAGAACAGCTCATCCACATGCGCATGCAAAATAGAGGACAAAAATACAAAGCCATGCTCCACGCCCGAGATATCGGCAGGCATTTTTACAAAGCGCGGCAAAATACGCGGCGCCTGCACAATGGCGATTCCCGAGCTGCGGCCAAAGGCATCATTGCCTTCCAGCTCAACAATAAAATTCAGTGATTTATTTAATACACGTGGAAAAGGATGCGAAGGATCAAGACCGATCGGCGTAAGAATAGGCATCAATTCCCGGAAAAAGAAATCCCGCACCCACTCGCGCTGCTCATCTGTCCACACGCTGCGGCGGAAAAAATGAATGCCTTCCTTAGCCAGCGCGGGAAGCATTACTTCCAGCAATAAATCATACTGGCGATCAACCAAATCATGCGCCTCACGCGCCACCAGCTCAAAAGCCTGTAATGGCGTCATCCCCTCAGGCAAAAGCCGGGCCGGGTTATGGCGCATATTTTCTTTCAGCCAGGCTACACGTACTTCAAAAAACTCATCCAGATTAGATGACACAATACACAAAAATTTTAAACGTTCCAGTAAAGGATTACTTGCATCTTCCGCCTGGGCTAATACCCGGCGATTAAACTCCAGCAACCCCATTTCACGGTTTAGCATTAATTGATTATCTGCAGGTTTATAACTCATCACTTTTTGCTCAAATTAAATAGCCCATCAAAAAAACGGATGACAAGAAATATAACTCGGTCAGCTAAAAAACACTGATCCATTTATTTTTACCATTACCGATCAGACAAAAAACCGGTATTAACGCATGCTCTGCTCAAGAGCATGCGAAAATGATAAACAGAGCCTCAGGATTGTCCTGAAAACTTAACAATACCTGTTTAACTCCGATATAAACCCAAATAAATTGATAAACTGGATCTACAAATGAGCGGGCAAAACAAATAACCCGCCAGAGTTTAAAATCTTAAATACACCAACGCTTTGCAATAGACAAAATGGGGTTACAAAAAAACAAAGGCCAGATATAAACAGCCTCTGCCTCACGATTTATTGCGGTACAAAACCCGCAGGCATTTCTGCGCCATCACCAAAGAAATAATTCTCCAGCTGCTGTTGCAAATACTGACGCGCACGCGGATCAGCCAGACTCAGACGGTTTTCATTAATCAGCATGGTTTGATGCTTAACCCAGGCCTGCCATGCTTCCTTGGATACGTTATCAAAAACCTTCTTGCCTAAAGCCCCCGGCAGCGGCGGAAAATCCATCCCTTCTGCTTCACGGCCCAACTTTACACAATTCACAGTGCGGCTCATTCGTATCACCTCAATAATATTACATTTATATTTCTAGAAAATAACAAAAACCTGTTCTTAATCAACTTAAAAACATATCAAACTTTTACCGAAACAAACACCCCTCTTGCCTGCCTCTGAGATAACAACAAGCACC comes from Iodobacter ciconiae and encodes:
- the polA gene encoding DNA polymerase I, whose product is MATLLLIDGSSYLYRAFHAIRDLAAPDGTPTNALYGFVNMLKKLRQQTPADYIACVFDAKGKTFRDDLYSEYKAQRPSMPDELRVQIEPIHAAVKAFGIKILMVDGVEADDVIGTLASWGTEHGITTIMSTGDKDMAQLVNQYVRIENSMTEEVLDTEGVINKFGVRPEQIVDYLALIGDTVDNVPGVPKCGPKTAQKWLTEYQNLDAIMANADSIKGVVGENLRKTLEWLPMARQLVTIKCDLDLSADLPQQFADLVPQSEDWNTLLGIFRQANFRSWIREAESKTAAPIPASDDLFSLIASPSAEPASSAPALDAPAERSPVERNYQTILTDAELDGWLSQLLAAPIVSLDTETTGLDALNSQIVGMSFCIEQGHAAYLPLAHRGPDAVDQLPLDATLAKLKPWLESASHKKLGQNLKFDQHIFANHGIALAGVEDDTLLMSYVLASHEKHNMDAQAERELGVATIKFEELCGKGAKQIGFDEVAVDIASTYAAEDADITLQLAHAMLPRLSGGLAHVYREIEMPSRSILFEMERTGVMLDSHKLNQQSHEIGLRLLELEQSAYDLAGQPFNLSSPKQIGEIFFEQLKLPVIKKTPKGAPSTDEEVLQELAKDFPLPKVLLEHRSLSKLKSTYTDKLPLMVNPRTGRVHTSYNQTVAITGRLSSSEPNLQNIPIKSMEGRKIREAFIAPKGWQIMSADYSQIELRIMAHLSGDEAMIAAFNSGEDIHRTTAAEVFAVALDQVSSEQRRYAKSINFGLIYGMGVFGLAAQLEIPRDAAKNFIDRYFARFQGVARYMENIRASAKEYGYVETVFGRRLWLPEIKSANAARRAGAERAAINAPMQGTAADLIKLAMINVADWIKEKGLKSRLIMQVHDELVLEVPDDEIGMMQKELPLRMAAAAKLTVPLHAEVGVGLNWEEAH
- a CDS encoding type IV pilus assembly protein FimV, translating into MLCLTLAISEPAAALTLGELTVQSAVGQRFRGKVSYQLSPTDDPAEECSKLSIIAPNDELPGLGPASLRLQSKERGGEILIQSANIVFEPITSFNIKMECKGQQLQRSYTVFLDPAPLTPPTVAEEPPPSAARPTENIAPSRPQRTAKPLKTSKATESQTTTARNHSSKPAEIAQPLPAGNGQLRIESELSFKNQPPAVLSPEELKIKIETIQSLQEQLQSEMIRLQQSMLQLQALNDSAGPVSASNISPEPTPAPSASLNISKIAPPKPSKAPVVEPIPPKRVKTEDSTGWWMAAVLALLAVAAGAGLWLRRHQRNTWDTDAESSISNIQRTGQKIIKPANAMEEHSLFRHSQLFYGGIEVQEEEDGSATLERAQLLVAQGETDQAIELLYQTIDENEADNEPWLLLFRVLRQQGMKTEYAQLARRFHDLGADADDWALVRNIGHRLDPENPLYSTHETDIEISIEPAAEQETAEAASPSEAMPQTIEPVAAEPLSDQDALLMEFLSPVEEERTVQRTDARSAPQVISLDLPPLEFSLPETNNSALDISLLSDEETIEASMPLEHAEEVEMSVPFEKITPIPSELLLSFEKTEHINIEPSIDFEIAEPVEIESPLSHEEAQAIEEIDLVELEIDQLPPPAHFEPRKH
- the hemC gene encoding hydroxymethylbilane synthase → MTEPNRLVIATRESPLALWQANHVKARLEALYPGLQVELLGMTTQGDRILDVTLNKIGGKGLFVKELETAISEGRADIAVHSMKDVPMVLPEGFTLAAIGEREDPRDAFVSNQYDSLDQLTAGCVVGTSSLRRESQLRARFPHLVIKPLRGNVGTRLGKLDAGEYDAIILASAGLIRLGLASRIKSAISPDDSLPSPGQGALGIEVRSDRSDLISLLTPFNHPATAACVTAERSLSRRLGGSCQIPLGAFAEEDDGFLRLRAFIANPDGSDIIYAEGNGSLAAANGLGLQVAELLCTEGATEILKSLAAAAAAE
- a CDS encoding uroporphyrinogen-III synthase; the protein is MQILSGLRLWVTRPSQQAADLVNLLHAAGAEVLPLPLLEIAPPADLAPLQFALANIGQFDLAVFISPSALDAVFARLPGPWPQNLPVAVVGPGSERRARALGVQDIICPASQFDSEGLLQEARMQSLAGKKLVLFRGNGGRELLPSALQERGALLTLITAYQRQPPRFDLDHLTSQLDRGCDGIIISSSEAAQHLFQLAGGEALQALQSRIYFVPHPRIAQTLIALGAKQIELTDAGDSGILHGICLHFTKPRQESR
- a CDS encoding uroporphyrinogen-III C-methyltransferase yields the protein MTQDTSQDSLAATLQTPSRRFVPQAAIVLSCVAIIAAAGVWLYQQQAMEQFKLDISRQLAANKNSTVEFSKQLAGSAKLYEQFATKLSLLEAKQAESLSQQQALNNMYEALTHNETHRALSEIEQILGFASQQLQLGGNVNGALLALTNIDQKLAQLNRPELISLRQSITRDIDTLKALPYVDIIGISVKLDSLIKGLQDLPLSIDGYRQPPAAIKASTSSTALVKFSDEIWQQLKQLIQIRRMDKPEAMLLSPEQSFFLRENIKLRLLDARISLLLKDKTSYNSDLTAALRYLEQYFDKKAPQTAASIATLKQLAAQDLAIQLPELGSSLAAVRSARTIAERAKQ